From the genome of Vicia villosa cultivar HV-30 ecotype Madison, WI linkage group LG2, Vvil1.0, whole genome shotgun sequence, one region includes:
- the LOC131646734 gene encoding uncharacterized protein LOC131646734, translated as MTSTMTELEQEELLHNSEVFKIKGRDKHGRKILRIIGKFFPARLVSVDVLKNYLEERIFPKLGTKKFAILYIHTDVQRSENFPGISSLRSIYDAIPANVKENLEAVYFIHPGLQARLFLATFGRFLFNAGLYGKLRYVSRIGYLWENLRRNEIVIPEFVYDHDEDLEYRPMMDYGLESDHARVYDTAPALDSPFTSYSMRCIS; from the exons ATGACTTCCACCATGACCGAACTCGaacaagaagagttgcttcataATTCAGAAGTCTTCAAGATCAAAGGAAGAGACAAGCATGGCCGCAAGATCCTCCGCATTATCGGAAAATTCTTCCCTG CTCGTTTGGTTAGCGTTGATGTTCTGAAGAATTATCTGGAAGAAAGGATTTTCCCGAAACTAGGGACGAAGAAATTCGCGATACTTTATATTCACACCGATGTTCAGAGGAGCGAGAATTTTCCCGGAATCTCTTCTCTCCGATCAATTTACGACGCGATTCCGGCGAACGTGAAAGAGAATTTAGAAGCGGTTTATTTCATTCATCCCGGTTTACAGGCTCGGCTTTTTCTCGCTACGTTCGGCCGTTTTCTTTTCAACGCTGG GTTGTACGGGAAGTTAAGGTACGTAAGCAGGATTGGTTATCTATGGGAGAACTTGAGGAGGAACGAAATTGTGATTCCGGAgttcgtgtatgatcatgatgaAGATTTGGAGTATCGTCCGATGATGGATTACGGATTAGAGAGTGATCACGCTAGGGTTTACGATACTGCACCTGCACTAGATTCGCCCTTCACCAGTTACTCCATGAGGTGTATATCATAG
- the LOC131649936 gene encoding uncharacterized protein LOC131649936, which translates to MGKSFERLLLGFTTDGMLCDDIHVVVPTPHVSVFNDKCLLGHTYTVSNFKVVPYVLAFKASRHKYMSCEINIFVSDVIRMVDSIGYAHTESGAKKQQISMVLRDHRFNKDKVDALVPTVVLLQYAKVKEEGYFISYNSKNSQLTPVQKLLPKAVVLPIAEITQLKDITFCVTVATTKLLVASPFGWYYRACHMCQSIARGDKPPFECEAGNETMAEVIRYKFEIEVTHGGKSCNFVFWNRECKMILGLSASQLRNTMIKDGITDPLDFPLAVDQLLKLEMAVKIKESVDEAKTDVHEDRELDLEITFEHKPNIVTPAGKRHFPSASSESTNLEGLYDGELSSNKLKKIIKLEKNG; encoded by the exons ATGGGAAAGAGCTTTGAAAGATTGTTGTTAGGATTCACCACAGATGGAATGTTGT GTGATGATATTCATGTTGTTGTTCCAACACCGCATGTGTCGGTGTTCAACGACAAATGCCTATTAGGGCATACCTATACTGTATCAAATTTTAAGGTGGTGCCTTATGTTCTGGCCTTCAAGGCATCAAGACACAAATATATG TCCTGTGAAATTAATATATTTGTTTCAGATGTCATTAGAATGGTCGACAGTATTGGTTATGCACATACTGAGTCTGGTGCAAAGAAACAGCAAATTAGCATGGTGTTGCGTGACCACAG GTTTAACAAAGATAAGGTTGATGCATTAGTTCCTACAGTTGTGTTGCTTCAGTATGCCAAAGTGAAAGAAGAAGGTTATTTCATCAGTTat AATTCTAAAAATTCTCAGCTTACTCCTGTGCAAAAATTGTTGCCCAAGGCTGTGGTTTTACCTATTGCTGAGATTACTCAACTTAAGGAT ATTACATTTTGTGTTACTGTCGCTACAACGAAATTATTGGTCGCGTCTCCATTTGGATGGTACTATCGTGCTTGCCATATGTGTCAATCTATAGCACGTGGTGACAAACCCCCGTTTGAGTGTGAAGCCGGTAATGAAACCATGGCTGAAGTCATTAG GTATAAGTTTGAGATTGAGGTTACACATGGGGGTAAAAGTTGCAATTTTGTGTTCTGGAACAGAGAATGTAAAATGATCTTGGGTTTATCTGCATCTCAACTTCGTAACACTATGATCAAG GATGGAATTACTGATCCATTGGACTTCCCATTAGCAGTTGATCAGTTGTTGAAGTTGGAAATGGCTGTTAAG ATTAAAGAGAGTGTTGATGAGGCTAAAACAGATGTGCATGAAGACCGTGAATTG GACCTGGAAATTACATTTGAGCACAAGCCTAATATTGTCACACCTGCTGGTAAGAGGCATTTTCCTAGTGCATCAAGTGAATCCACTAATTTGGAAGGATTATATGATGGAGAACTCTCATCAAACAAGCTGAAGAAGATAATTAAATTGGAGAAGAATGGTTAG